The DNA region TGTTGCCGCCGGTGGCGGGTGCCCAGCCTTTGGCGCCAATCCAGCGGCAGGCATCAACAAGTTGTGTGAGTTGCAGGTTGTCTGTCATTTCCTTTTACCCTCTCGGCCAGGAATATTCATATTGTTTATACCCGTCATACTTCAAGTTGCAGGTGCGTTGGCTGCACTCACTCACCCCAGTCACGTACTTATGTACGCTCCCGGGGATTCGTTCCCTTGCCGCCTTCCTGCAACTCGAATTATTTAGGGTATAGACGTCTAAGCGTCTTGATTGCTAAAGACTAACATCGTGTTATAGTGTCAGCAACATAAGTATTACAAGCAGGCACAACATAATGAGCAATAACGCTTTGATTCCGCAGAGTAAACTTCCCAATCTCGGGACCACCATCTTTACGCAGATGAGCGCCCTGGCGCAGCAGCACAACGCCATTAACCTGTCTCAGGGGTTCCCGGATTTCGACGGCCCGGCGTATCTGCAGGCGCGTCTGGCTTACCACGTGGCGCAGGGAGCGAATCAGTATGCGCCGATGACGGGCGTGCAGGCGCTGCGGGAAGCCATTGCGGACAAAACGGCGGAGCTGTATGGCCATAAGCCCGATGCGAACAGCGACATCACGGTGACGGCAGGGGCGACCGAAGCGCTGTATGCGGCCATCACCGCGCTGGTGCGTGCGGGCGATGAAGTCATCTGCTTTGACCCGAGCTACGACAGCTATGCGCCTGCGGTTGAACTCTCCGGCGGCGTGGTGAAGCGCGTGGCGTTACGGCCGCCGCATTTCCGCCCGGACTGGCAGGCGTTTGCCGCGCTGCTGAGTGATAAAACCCGCCTGGTGATTCTGAATACGCCGCATAACCCGTCCGCGACGGTGTGGCAAAAAGCCGATTTTGCCGCGCTGTGGCAGGCGATTGCCGAACGGGAAATTTACGTCCTGAGCGATGAAGTCTACGAGCACATTTGCTTTGCTGAGGAAGGGCACGCCAGCGTGCTGGCCCATCCCCAGCTTCGCGAGCGCGCTATCGCCGTCTCTTCGTTTGGTAAGACCTACCATATGACCGGCTGGAAGGTAGGGTACTGCGTGGCTCCGGCGGCCATTAGCGCTGAGCTGCGCAAGGTGCATCAGTACCTGACCTTTGCCGTGAACACACCGGCTCAGCTGGCGCTGGCGGATATGCTGCGTGCAGAACCTCAGCATTACCGCGAGCTGCCGCATTTCTATCGCCATCGCCGGGATCTGTTTGTGTCCGCGCTGAGCCAAAGCCGTCTGGAGCTTTTGCCTTCGGAAGGGACCTACTTTCTGCTGGCGGACTACAGCGCCATTTCCGATCTGGATGACGTCAGCTTCTGCCAGTGGCTAACCGAAGAGGTGGGCGTTGCGGCAATTCCGCTCTCTGTTTTTTGCGCCGATCCCTTCCCGCATAAGCTGATTCGTCTCTGCTTTGCGAAACAGGAATCGACGCTGCTGGCGGCGGCGGAGCGCCTTAGCGCGCTCTGATTATTTTACCGTCCAGGCTTCGGAGTAACGACGGTCTGCAAAGAGTTCCAGCAGACCGCTGATCTGCTTGAGTCGAAGGACCTCGTCGCGGTCCATACCCAGTTCTTTGCCGATTTTCTCGTCATTCCAGCCAAGCTGAGCCAGTTCGCGGACGATATCGGACATCGCGTTAATCTGGTGTCGGCCTCTCGCCCGGTTATGGCGGATGGTTGCCGCCATCCGGTCGAGCTTTTTCTGCCGCGCTTTGCGCAGGCAGGTCACCGGCAGGTAACCTTTCAGCTGGCGCTTTAGTACCGCCCGGTGTGAACCAATCTCGTGACGATGAAAGCCGTCGACGATTTCATAATGCCGGGCATCGTTCTCCGTCACCACGATGGGCTGCGTGAAGCCATCTATCTCAAGTGATTTACAGAGCAGCCGCTTTTCCGGCGGCGCGACGTTATTGGGGTTATAATCATTTGCGGTAATCTCATCCTGCTTTATCCACAGCACGCAGTCGACGGGCTGCTCGCGAAAAGGGCTGTTTTCATGGATGGCCTGGCGAAAGGCATTGATGGCTTCAATGCGATTTTCTTCGGGAAGAGACTGAAGATAGCGCTCCATTTCTTTAATCAATCGTTGTTGCATAAGATCCCCCATTCCTTACGTTTTGACTTTATCCGTTCGCTGTAACGTTGATAGTGCTTTGGTTTGTTAGGACTGAATGAAAGGGCACGACACCAGTAGTCATTGTTGAGTAATACCTTGCACACCCGTCGCCAGGACGGAATATCTTTTGTCCCGATGTCGGCCTCCTGGGCGTCGGGGATATCATCCATGCCTCTCTTTTGATACCAGTGCAGGTACACTGCAATTTTATTGCGGTAATGCTCTGCCGTCGTTTGCGGCATGCTGTCGAGAAGCAGCATGGCGTATTCGCGCCAGCTGAGCGCGTCGGGTTTAAGGATTTTACGGTGGCCATAAAAGTGATTGTCCTGACCTGCATAGATCCCTCCGCTGTGCACGCCGCTTACCCGCTCGCACATCGCCGCCCAGCGTTCGGGCTCAACAATATGATAAAGCCACAGTCCCTGGCGCTGTTCCGGGCCAAACGGCTCACAAATGCGCATGTAGCGTGGTGGAACGCCTGCCTGGAACATCAGATCGTAAAGAGGGTTGTAGCATCCGCCCGTTTTAGCGAACCATGTCCAGATGTCGGCGGTCTTCCAGTCGTAAAGGGGATAGATATACCAGGCGTGGCCGCCCGGGGAGGCGCTGGTCCAGGGTTTGTCATCGGCAAAGCGCCGCTTACGCGCGTTAGCGATAGACAAAAAACGATTGTAGGATTCATCGGCGCGAATGCCGACCATCATTGCCGCCGGGCGGTTTGCGGCAAACCAGTCTGAAAACGCGCGGACAAAGGCTTCAAACGTCATGCCAGGCTGGTAGAAATCGAAGTCATCAGGATCGGTAATGGCCCCTGCGGGCGGCTGGCGCACCCATTGTTTACCTGGCTCCCAGCACTGCCATTCGGGGTTAAATTGCGTAAGGCCATTTTGCGTGGTGAGCGGTAGCGCAACCCACCAGCATTGCTCAATCACATCGGCGTATTCCGCCACCATGTTATTTATATGCTGAATGGTATAAGTGAACTGTACTTCCCAGTCGATAAAGAGCAGAGAGATTTTCTTTCCCATTTTTCGGGCCTGTTGGGCCGTCAAATGCAGCATAACGGTTGAATCCTTCCCGCCTGAAAATGAAACACAAACTCTGGGTAGATTCTCAAGCGTCCATGTAATGCGCTCTATCGCGGCCTCAAGGACATTTTGATTAAGCGGATACTTATACATTGACATAGCCAAACGCCTCCCTGGATATAAATACCTTTTGGGGTGTCAATAATGGAGAGAGAATAATAGTAGTGGAAAAAAAACGCAGGTAAATGAAAAAGAGAAATGATTTTGTTATCTATAAATACGGCTTATGTTTTAACGAAAAGTAAAGGGTTGTGATAGTCACAACCCTGAAGTTTATTTTTGAGTGATTTGTTCAATAAACGTTGAGAAAACCGTATTGTTGAGCGCTGAACGGTTATAAATCATAAATACATCCAGCGGAGGAGGCGTGAACGTGACATTTACTTTCTTGAACCGCAGTACGTCTTTGTATTTTTCATATAATACTTCTGGCACGTATCCGATTAAATCGGAGGCGCTAATCATGGCCAGAATGGTAGACGCTGAATCACAACGGAAAATAACATTTTTTTCGGCATGCACTTCCGCAGACTGGGCGTGGTAGTTCTTGATGCCGGGTTCATCACTCATGAATAACGTAAATTTCTCTTCCTGGAGATCCTCCATTGTAACAACGTCTTTGATACGCGGATGATCCTCGCTGCATATTAAAATGACCTTAAAGGATGCATAAGGAACACAAATCATTGAACGGTTGTTAATTGGCGCCATTGAGAAGATAAGATCCGCTTTGC from Enterobacter chengduensis includes:
- a CDS encoding pyridoxal phosphate-dependent aminotransferase, whose amino-acid sequence is MSNNALIPQSKLPNLGTTIFTQMSALAQQHNAINLSQGFPDFDGPAYLQARLAYHVAQGANQYAPMTGVQALREAIADKTAELYGHKPDANSDITVTAGATEALYAAITALVRAGDEVICFDPSYDSYAPAVELSGGVVKRVALRPPHFRPDWQAFAALLSDKTRLVILNTPHNPSATVWQKADFAALWQAIAEREIYVLSDEVYEHICFAEEGHASVLAHPQLRERAIAVSSFGKTYHMTGWKVGYCVAPAAISAELRKVHQYLTFAVNTPAQLALADMLRAEPQHYRELPHFYRHRRDLFVSALSQSRLELLPSEGTYFLLADYSAISDLDDVSFCQWLTEEVGVAAIPLSVFCADPFPHKLIRLCFAKQESTLLAAAERLSAL
- a CDS encoding IbrB-like domain-containing protein is translated as MQQRLIKEMERYLQSLPEENRIEAINAFRQAIHENSPFREQPVDCVLWIKQDEITANDYNPNNVAPPEKRLLCKSLEIDGFTQPIVVTENDARHYEIVDGFHRHEIGSHRAVLKRQLKGYLPVTCLRKARQKKLDRMAATIRHNRARGRHQINAMSDIVRELAQLGWNDEKIGKELGMDRDEVLRLKQISGLLELFADRRYSEAWTVK
- a CDS encoding phosphoadenosine phosphosulfate reductase translates to MSMYKYPLNQNVLEAAIERITWTLENLPRVCVSFSGGKDSTVMLHLTAQQARKMGKKISLLFIDWEVQFTYTIQHINNMVAEYADVIEQCWWVALPLTTQNGLTQFNPEWQCWEPGKQWVRQPPAGAITDPDDFDFYQPGMTFEAFVRAFSDWFAANRPAAMMVGIRADESYNRFLSIANARKRRFADDKPWTSASPGGHAWYIYPLYDWKTADIWTWFAKTGGCYNPLYDLMFQAGVPPRYMRICEPFGPEQRQGLWLYHIVEPERWAAMCERVSGVHSGGIYAGQDNHFYGHRKILKPDALSWREYAMLLLDSMPQTTAEHYRNKIAVYLHWYQKRGMDDIPDAQEADIGTKDIPSWRRVCKVLLNNDYWCRALSFSPNKPKHYQRYSERIKSKRKEWGILCNND
- the citR gene encoding DNA-binding transcriptional repressor CitR, coding for MANLYDLKKFDLNLLVIFECIYQHLSISKAAETLYITPSAVSQSLQRLRNQLSDPLFIRSGKGITPTTVGVNLHHHLEQNLNQLEQTINIMNASTLKKNFVIYSPQILTTQNLLSPLTLLMSNHNYEIELHNMLLSADSAEDLLAYRKADLIFSMAPINNRSMICVPYASFKVILICSEDHPRIKDVVTMEDLQEEKFTLFMSDEPGIKNYHAQSAEVHAEKNVIFRCDSASTILAMISASDLIGYVPEVLYEKYKDVLRFKKVNVTFTPPPLDVFMIYNRSALNNTVFSTFIEQITQK